A genomic stretch from Salvelinus namaycush isolate Seneca chromosome 25, SaNama_1.0, whole genome shotgun sequence includes:
- the LOC120020082 gene encoding protein patched homolog 1-like — protein MASDPRVPGSGVFGDLPPNYMRSPPPVNSDLLRRPSYCHAAFALKQISKGKAVGQKAPLWVRARFQALLFSLGCHIQRHCGKVLFIGLLVFGALSVGLRVAAIETDIEQLWVEAGSRVSRELRYTKEKQGEESVFTSQMLIQTPKQEGTNILTQGALLLHLEAALSASKVQVSLFGKSWDLNKICYKSGVPIIENVMIERMIDKLFPCMIVTPLDCFWEGAKLQGGSAYLPGMPDIQWMNLDPLKLMEELSQFTSLEGFREMLDKAQVGHAYMNRPCLDPNDPECPLSAPNKDLRESPDIAGRLQGGCHGFSKKFMHWQEELILGGRVKDTQNALQSAEALQTMFLLMSPKQLYEHFKDDYEIHDINWNEDKATAILESWQRKFVEVAHGSIPQNSTSEIHAFSTTTLNDIMKSFSDISVIRVAGGYLLMLAYACVTMLRWDCAKSQGAVGLAGVLLVALSVAAGLGLCSLLGLSFNAATTQVLPFLALGIGVDDMFLLAHSFTETGINIPFKERTGDCLRRTGTSVALTSINNMIAFFMAALVPIPALRAFSLQAAIIVVFNFAMVLLIFPAILSLDLHRREDKRLDILCCFYSPCSSRVIQIQPQEFSDANDNTTTTHSHAPGTQTTTTYTGSTIITSTQITTTVQAFTQCDAAGQHIVTILPPTSQISTSPPSVVVASSPVPPSPTDSYGSQLFSPSSSTRDLLAQMDESKEARECVPLPFFRWNLSSFARDKYAPLLLKPESKVVVVVLFVALLGLSLYGTTMVHDGLYLTDIVPRDTKEYDFINAQFKYFSFYNMYLVTMDGFDYACSQRLLIQLHNSFISVKYVVKDSDQQLPRMWLHYFQDWLRGLQAAFDADWEAGRITWDNYRNGTEDGVLAYKLLIQTGSKKDPFNYNQLTSRRLMNEEGLIHPEVFYIYLTVWVSNDPLGYAASQGNFYPQPREWIHDKYDTTGENLRIPAAEPLEFAQFPFYLNGLRQASDFIESIESVRTICEEFTRKGVLNYPNGYPFLFWEQYIGLRHWFLLAVSVVLACTFLVCAILLLNPWTAGIIVFILAMMTVELFGIMGLIGIKLSAIPVVILIASVGIGVEFTVHIALAFLTAIGNRNRRSAVALEHMFAPVIDGAISTLLGVLMLAGSEFDFILRYFFAVLAILTVLGILNGLVLLPVLLSLMGPPPEVTPADNGSRLPTPSPEPLPPPMTHHGYYGGHGPQGPRQQAFSESSDSEYYSETTTTSGIGEEYKYCDCSPYITPPTSHILLEDSKNPSFPKLTVVKPFKEGPTVTPQKDLLNESSLNVVTSVSSQLTQWDNKHDYKSDQGPRRQHLPSDRTQGPERTNHCGPRSQTNRGPHQNRTKMPAYNGGTAPSSAVTTMVTATASVTVAVHPSLPGAYHGYMHEGYVDSESDCFEDIKRTSQSCGKATQSSKRESLEVEDLESVQNQHQANQAQVGPRIQAAKDY, from the exons CCGGTAGCCGAGTGAGTCGGGAGCTGCGCTACACcaaggagaaacagggagaggagtCTGTGTTCACATCACAGATGCTCATACAAACCCCCAAACAGGAAGGGACTAACATTCTGACCCAGGGTGCTTTGCTGCTTCACCTGGAGGCAGCGCTCTCGGCCAGCAAGGTCCAGGTGTCTCTGTTTGGAAA ATCATGGGATCTCAATAAAATCTGCTACAAATCTGGTGTCCCTATCATAGAAAATGTCATGATTGAAAGG ATGATTGACAAGCTGTTCCCCTGTATGATTGTTACCCCACTGGACTGTTTCTGGGAAGGTGCAAAGCTCCAGGGGGGGTCAGCATACTTACC GGGGATGCCTGACATCCAGTGGATGAACCTGGACCCTCTGAAGCTGATGGAGGAGCTCAGCCAGTTCACCAGTCTGGAGGGCTTCAGGGAAATGCTGGACAAGGCCCAGGTGGGTCACGCTTACATGAACCGCCCCTGCCTGGACCCCAACGACCCCGAGTGCCCCCTCAGCGCCCCCAACAAGGACCTGAGAGAG agTCCTGACATTGCCGGGCGGCTCCAAGGCGGTTGCCACGGCTTCTCCAAAAAGTTCATGCACTGGCAGGAGGAGCTTATCCTGGGCGGCCGGGTCAAGGACACCCAGAATGCTTTGCAGAG TGCGGAGGCCCTCCAGACCATGTTTCTCCTGATGAGCCCCAAGCAGCTCTACGAGCACTTTAAGGACGACTATGAGATCCATGACATCAACTGGAACGAGGACAAGGCCACCGCCATCCTGGAGTCCTGGCAAAGGAAgtttgtagag GTGGCTCATGGCAGTATCCCCCAGAATTCCACTTCAGAGATCCACGCATTCTCCACCACCACCCTCAACGACATCATGAAGTCCTTCTCTGATATCAGTGTCATCCGGGTGGCTGGAGGCTACCTGCTCATG CTGGCCTATGCCTGTGTGACCATGCTCCGTTGGGACTGTGCCAAGTCCCAGGGGGCCGTGGGGCTGGCTGGCGTGCTCCTGGTGGCTCTGTCTGTGGCAGCTGGCCTGGGGCTGTGCTCTCTGTTGGGCCTGTCCTTTAACGCTGCCACCACACAGGTTCTCCCCTTCCTGGCTCTGGGGATCGGTGTGGATGACATGTTCCTTCTGGCCCACTCCTTCACTGAGACTGGCATCAACATCCCCTTTAAG gagaggacaggggactGCCTGAGGAGGACTGGCACCAGTGTAGCGCTCACCTCCATCAACAACATGATCGCCTTCTTCATGGCAGCCCTGGTCCCCATCCCAGCACTGCGTGCCTTCTCTCTGCAG gCGGCCATTATTGTGGTGTTCAACTTCGCCATGGTGCTCCTCATCTTCCCGGCCATTCTGAGTTTGGACCTGCACCGTCGGGAGGACAAGCGTCTGGACATCCTGTGTTGTTTCTACAGCCCCTGCTCCTCCCGGGTCATCCAGATCCAACCCCAGGAGTTCTCCGATGCCAAcgacaacaccaccaccacccacagcCATGCGCCTGGCACCCAGACTACAACAACCTACACAGGCTCCACCATCATTACCAGCACCCAGATCACCACCACCGTCCAGGCCTTCACCCAGTGTGACGCGGCAGGCCAGCACATAGTCACCATCCTGCCCCCCACCTCCCAGATCTCCACCAGCCCTCCCTCTGTGGTGGTGGCCTCCTCCCCTGTTCCCCCCTCCCCCACCGACTCCTACGGCTCCCAGCTCTTCAGCCCATCCAGCTCCACCCGGGACCTCCTGGCCCAGATGGATGAGTCCAAGGAGGCCAGGGAGTGTGTTCCACTCCCCTTCTTCCGCTGGAACCTGTCAAGCTTCGCCCGGGACAAGTACGCTCCTCTTCTCCTAAAGCCAGAGAGCAAGGTGGTGGTCGTGGTCCTCTTCGTGGCCCTCCTGGGACTCAGCCTGTACGGAACCACCATGGTCCATGACGGACTCTACCTGACCGACATTGTGCCCCGCGACACCAAGGAGTACGACTTCATCAACGCCCAGTTCAAGTACTTCTCTTTCTACAACATGTACCTGGTGACCATGGACGGCTTTGACTACGCATGCTCCCAGCGTCTCCTCATACAGCTGCATAACTCCTTCATCTCGGTCAAGTACGTGGTGAAGGACAGCGACCAGCAGCTGCCCCGGATGTGGCTGCACTATTTCCAAGACTGGCTCAGAG GACTGCAGGCTGCCTTCGATGCAGACTGGGAGGCAGGCAGAATCACCTGGGATAACTACCGTAACGGCACTGAGGATGGTGTTCTGGCCTACAAGCTGCTCATCCAGACAGGCTCCAAGAAGGACCCCTTCAACTACAACCAG CTGACTTCTCGTCGTCTGATGAATGAGGAGGGTCTGATTCACCCAGAGGTCTTCTATATCTACCTGACTGTGTGGGTGAGCAATGACCCTCTGGGCTATGCTGCCTCTCAGGGTAACTTCTACCCTCAGCCTCGCGAGTGGATCCACGACAAGTATGACACCACCGGAGAGAATCTGCGCA TCCCTGCCGCGGAGCCCCTGGAGTTTGCTCAGTTCCCTTTCTATCTGAACGGCCTGAGGCAGGCGTCCGACTTCATCGAGAGCATCGAGAGTGTGCGCACCATCTGCGAGGAGTTCACCcgtaaaggtgttctcaactaccCCAACGGTTACCCCTTCCTGTTCTGGGAGCAGTACATCGGCCTGCGACACTGGTTCCTCCTGGCGGTCAGCGTGGTGCTAGCCTGCACCTTCCTGGTCTGTGCCATCCTCCTGCTCAACCCCTGGACTGCTGGCATCATT GTCTTCATCCTGGCCATGATGACGGTGGAGCTGTTTGGTATCATGGGCCTGATCGGCATCAAGCTCAGTGCCATCCCAGTGGTCATCCTCATCGCCTCTGTGGGCATCGGCGTCGAGTTCACTGTCCATATCGCACTG GCCTTTCTGACGGCCATAGGCAATAGGAACAGGCGTTCTGCGGTGGCCCTGGAGCACATGTTTGCCCCTGTGATTGACGGGGCCATCTCTACTCTGTTAGGGGTCCTCATGCTGGCTGGCTCCGAGTTTGACTTCATCCTGAG GTACTTCTTCGCGGTGCTGGCTATTCTGACCGTGCTGGGGATCCTGAATGGACTGGTGCTGCTGCCCGTGCTGCTCTCCCTCATGGGCCCACCCCCGGAGGTCACCCCGGCCGACAACGGCAGCCGCCTGCCCACCCCATCGCCGgagcccctcccccctcccatgACCCACCACGGCTACTACGGAGGACACGGTCCACAGGGCCCACGACAACAGGCCTTCTCAGAGTCGTCGGACTCTGAGTATTACTCTGAAACGACTACCACATCAGGAATTGGGGAGGAGTATAAGTACTGTGACTGCAGTCCTTACATCACCCCTCCTACCTCTCATATACTACTGGAGGACAGCAAGAACCCCAGCTTCCCCAAACTCACG GTGGTGAAACCGTTCAAAGAGGGCCCGACCGTAACCCCTCAGAAAGATCTCTTAAATGAGTCTTCTCTGAATGTGGTGACTTCGGTCAGCTCTCAACTCACGCAGTGGGATAACAAACATGATTACAAATCTGACCAGGGACCCAGGAGGCAACATTTACCCAGTGACAGGACCCAGGGTCCTGAGAGGACTAATCACTGTGGTCCCAGGTCTCAGACCAACAGAGGGCCTCATCAGAACAGGACTAAGATGCCGGCCTATAATGGCGGTACCGCGCCCAGTAGTGCTGTTACTACCATGGTTACGGCCACAGCCTCTGTGACTGTGGCTGTGCACCCCAGCTTGCCGGGGGCCTACCATGGGTACATGCACGAGGGCTACGTGGACAGTGAATCAGACTGTTTTGAGGACATTAAGAGGACTTCACAATCTTGTGGGAAAGCTACCCAATCTTCCAAGCGTGAATCCTTGGAGGTTGAAGACCTGGAATCTGTACAGAACCAGCATCAGGCGAACCAGGCACAAG TTGGCCCACGGATCCAGGCAGCCAAAGATTACTAG